From one Brachypodium distachyon strain Bd21 chromosome 4, Brachypodium_distachyon_v3.0, whole genome shotgun sequence genomic stretch:
- the LOC100822799 gene encoding uncharacterized protein LOC100822799, which produces MKIAKAPGLLKKAAALCKSKTGVITARLLVLASPRRRMATVGAISHRIHAVMVADREKESACDKTRHHLVLRKVERKTPKIHGSEIVDFSRQLALFDQEVGHGDGGCPDWTLHPIFNDEGGSSCSYTEEDYEVDDDDEEEDRGVLPDALDDELSVMDVIRNSREVEGVEFNMEDEIDQAADMFIRRFRERMNQSF; this is translated from the coding sequence ATGAAGATCGCCAAGGCCCCAGGGCTCctgaagaaggcggcggcgttgtGCAAGAGCAAGACCGGCGTCATCACGGCCAggctcctcgtcctcgcctcgCCCCGCCGCAGGATGGCCACGGTTGGTGCCATCTCGCACAGGATCCATGCCGTGATGGTGGCCGACCGGGAGAAGGAGAGTGCCTGCGACAAGACTCGTCATCATCTCGTGCTGCGCAAGGTCGAGAGGAAGACGCCGAAGATCCATGGGAGTGAGATTGTCGATTTCTCTCGTCAGTTGGCGCTGTTCGATCAGGAGGTTGGTCATGGTGATGGCGGATGCCCTGACTGGACGCTGCACCCCATCTTCAACGACGAGGGGGGCAGCAGCTGCTCGTACACGGAAGAAGACTACGAGgttgatgacgatgatgaggaggaggatcggGGCGTGCTACCCGATGCATTGGACGACGAGCTGTCGGTGATGGATGTGATCAGGAACAGCCGAGAAGTTGAGGGCGTGGAGTTCAACATGGAGGATGAGATCGACCAGGCTGCCGACATGTTCATCAGGAGGTTCCGGGAGCGGATGAACCAGAGCTTCTAG